Proteins encoded by one window of Conger conger chromosome 1, fConCon1.1, whole genome shotgun sequence:
- the znf706 gene encoding zinc finger protein 706, with translation MARGHQKIQSQQKNAKKQAEAKKSKAHDQKAAAKVALVFTCAVCRTQMPDPKTFKQHFESKHPKSPLPPELVDVEA, from the exons ATGGCCCGCGGGCACCAGAAGATCCAGTCCCAGCAGAAGAACGCAAAGAAGCAGGCAGAGGCGAAGAAGAGCAAAGCGCACGACCAGAAGGCTGCTGCCAAGGTTGCCCTGGTGTTCACCTGTGCAGTGTGCCGG ACGCAAATGCCAGACCCGAAGACTTTCAAGCAACACTTTGAGAGCAAACACCCCAAGTCGCCCTTGCCCCCAGAGCTTGTGGATGTGGAGGCTTGA